One part of the Amaranthus tricolor cultivar Red isolate AtriRed21 chromosome 16, ASM2621246v1, whole genome shotgun sequence genome encodes these proteins:
- the LOC130802797 gene encoding uncharacterized protein LOC130802797, giving the protein MKDEWFRAAISDDAIVADLLLLLKESPSPSSSTTSTPTPTTSFILKTLPPSWGVRLPRSKPNTSSSSSLLPAIDNSVNKKRRETTRRSPTTPLSWTCGGASPSEGCDDSLSSHHIPPPLSDRFRSKISASTETPTTTTSKRPRRKKTFAELKEEENSLLKERSYLKKELASLRLTVKEQRSVNEKLKRIKLDLQVESQIKSEPTSVDQHNNNTNNGISEAASSSVTRQVHKTEDASEPESQKRATSQDSLFVLPDLNMVPDEDTAVVMS; this is encoded by the exons ATGAAAGACGAGTGGTTCCGTGCAGCAATCTCCGACGACGCCATAGTTGCAGACCTTCTTCTTCTCTTGAAAGaatctccttctccttcttcttcaacTACATCAACACCTACACCAACTacttcattcattcttaaaaCTCTCCCCCCGTCATGGGGTGTACGCTTGCCGCGCTCGAAACCTAATACGTCGTCGTCTTCTTCACTTCTTCCGGCAATTgataatagtgtcaataaaaaACGACGGGAAACTACTCGCCGTAGTCCTACCACACCTCTTAGTTGGACTTGTGGCGGCGCTTCTCCTAGTGAAGGTTGCGATGATTCTCTCTCCTCTCATCATATTCCCCCTCCACTGTCCGATCGGTTCAGATCCAAG ATTTCGGCTTCAACTGAAACCCCAACTACTACCACGAGCAAAAGACCTAGGAGAAAGAAG ACATTTGCCGAGCTTAAAGAAGAGGAGAATTCACTGTTGAAGGAGCGATCATATTTGAAAAAG GAATTGGCTTCATTACGTCTAACAGTGAAAGAACAGAGATCAGTTAATGAGAAATTGAAGAGAATTAAG CTCGACCTACAAGTAGAATCTCAAATAAAATCAGAACCAACTTCAGTCGATCAACATAATAACAACACGAACAATGGAATATCGGAAGCAGCCTCATCGAGTGTAACAAGACAAGTCCATAAAACGGAGGATGCATCCGAGCCTGAATCACAGAAGCGTGCAACATCTCAGGATTCACTCTTTGTGCTACCTGACTTAAATATGGTGCCAGACGAGGATACAGCTGTGGTAATGAGCTGA